A genomic window from Vigna radiata var. radiata cultivar VC1973A chromosome 2, Vradiata_ver6, whole genome shotgun sequence includes:
- the LOC106756440 gene encoding SUMO-activating enzyme subunit 2: protein MASPPFSSAVVKDAKVLMVGAGGIGCELLKTLALSGFPDIHIIDMDTIEVSNLNRQFLFRKSHVGQSKAKVARDAVLKFRPHINITPYHANVKDPEFNVDFFKQFNVVLNGLDNLDARRHVNRLCLAANVPLVESGTTGFLGQVTIHVKGRTECYECQPKPAPKTYPVCTITSTPSKFVHCVVWAKDLLFAKLFGDKNQGNDLNVRSSDGASSSENVEDVFERRKDEDIDQYGRKIFDHVFGYNIELALSNDETWKNRNRPKPIYSKDVLSDELAQQNGNLEKNNACDDELSVSAMTSLGMKNPQDIWSLKENSKIFLEALRLFFTKREKEIGNLGFDKDDQLAVEFVTAAANIRAASFGIPLHSLFEAKGIAGNIVHAVATTNAVIAGLIVIEAIKVLQNDIESCRMTYCLEHPSRNMLLMPVEPFEPNKSCYVCSETPLSLEINTNRSKLKDFVEKIVKAKLGMNLPLIMCASNLLYEAGDVEDDMIAIYEANLEKVLAELPSPVTGGTMLTVEDMQQEFVCSINIKHREEFDEEKEPDGMVLSGWTQPVSATENKDKSVGNGASTSDAVVTAVDSEKDEEITIVSTLKKRKLPDETDISSATAEAKHQKQLEVIDDEDDLVMLDGDLDSFKKRRFS from the exons ATTGACATGGACACAATAGAAGTCAGTAACCTGAATAGACAATTTTTATTTCGAAAATCTCATGTCGGGCAATCTAAAGCTAAA GTTGCTAGGGATGCTGTGTTAAAATTTAGGCCCCACATAAACATTACTCCATACCATGCAAATGTCAAAGATCCTGAATTCAATGTGGACTTCTTTAAGCAATTTAACGTTGTTCTAAATGGACTTGACAATCTAGATGCACGCCGGCATGTGAATCGCTTGTGCCTGGCAGCTAATGTTCCATTGGTTGAAAGTGGAACTACTGGGTTCCTTGGACAG GTAACTATACATGTCAAGGGAAGAACAGAGTGCTATGAGTGTCAGCCTAAACCAGCACCCAAGACATATCCTGTCTGTACTATCACAAGTACCCCATCAAAG TTTGTTCACTGTGTTGTGTGGGCAAAGGACCTACTTTTTGCCAAGTTATTTGGGGATAAGAATCAGGGAAATGACTTGAATGTTCGATCAAGTGATGGTGCTAGCTCTTCAGAAAATGTAGAGGATGTATTTGAACGTAGGAAAGATGAAGACATTGATCAATATGGAAGGAAAATTTTCGACCATGTATTTGGGTATAACATTGAATTAGCCTTGTCTAATGACGAGACATGGAAAAATCGTAATAGACCAAAGCCTATATACAGCAAGGATGTTCTGTCTGATGAACTGGCTCAACAAAATGGAAATTTGGAGAAAAATAATGCGTGTGATGATGAATTATCAGTATCTGCCATGACATCTTTGGGTATGAAGAATCCACAGGATATTTGGAGTCTCAAAGAAAACTCGAAAATATTTCTTGAAGCATTGCGactattttttacaaaaagggaaaag GAGATTGGCAATCTAGGATTTGATAAAGATGATCAGTTGGCTGTTGAATTTGTTACTGCAGCTGCAAACATACGAGCTGCTTCCTTTGGCATCCCTCTGCACAGCCTTTTTGAAGCTAAAGGTATTGCTGGTAATATTGTGCATGCTGTTGCGACTACAAATGCTGTTATTGCTGGGTTGATTGTCATTGAAGCAATCAAGGTGCTGCAAAATGACATTGAAAGTTGTAG AATGACATATTGTCTGGAACATCCATCAAGAAACATGCTGCTTATGCCAGTGGAGCCATTTGAACCTAACAAGTCTTGTTATGTTTGTTCTGAG ACACCTTTATCCCTTGAAATTAACACCAACCGTTCAAAGTTGAAAGACTTCGTCGAAAAAATTGTGAAGGCAAAACTAGGGATGAACCTTCCTCTTATTATGTGTGCTTCAAATCTCCTTTATGAAGCTGGTGATGTTGAGGACGACATGATTGCCATTTATGAGGCCAACCTTGAAAAG GTCCTGGCTGAGCTTCCTTCTCCAGTAACTGGTGGAACAATGCTTACGGTGGAGGATATGCAACAGGAATTTGTTTGCAGTATTAacatcaaacacag GGAGGagtttgatgaagaaaaagaaccTGATGGGATGGTTCTCTCAGGATGGACTCAACCAGTGTCAGCAACAGAAAATAAAGACAAATCTGTTGGCAATGGTGCAAGCACCTCAGATGCAGTAGTAACAGCTGTGGATTCTgaaaaggatgaagaaataACTATAGTTTCAACCTTGAAGAAGCGAAAGCTTCCAGATGAGACTGACATTTCAAGTGCCACTGCGGAAGCAAAACATCAAAAGCAGTTGGAAGTAATTGATGACGAAGACGATCTTGTCATGCTTGATGGTGATTTAGACAGCTTTAAAAAGAGAAGATTCTCATAG
- the LOC106755546 gene encoding probable receptor-like protein kinase At4g39110 produces MGKIEKTIMAFIQPFLSPFSSSSLMAILLVFITLLFSFSSPSLALSPSDIFQPKDNFLIDCGADSVSTLPDGRHFKTDPQATSFLKANDEYKVNAENANFSSPLYKSARIFIQEAIYSFHLVQPGFHWVRLHFYPVKNNVFDLQKATFSVFTDTYVLLHSFNVNNTDKPILKEYLINVTEPHFSISFIPLKNSAAFINAIEVVSAPDELIFDTATSLFPVEEFSGITSYGLQPVFRVNNGGPLITSSNDTLGRTWDPDEGFLTNKNLAKSVSVATNVVKFPQHNPAISSLTAPQTVYASATEMADAGVNQPNFNVSWKFDVDTSFSYLVRLHFCDIVSKGLNQLYFNVYINGKMAISNFDLSATTGALSTPYYKDIVVNATLMTEEGLSIQVGPTTGGSASANALVNGIEVIKMSNSVNSLDGEFGVDGRSVSGSSRGTVAAVGFAMMFGAFVGLGAMVIKWHKRPQDWQKRNSFSSWLLPLHAGDTSFMSSKNSMGKSNFFSSSMGLGRYFSFAELQEATKNFDSKNIIGVGGFGNVYLGVIDEGTQVAVKRGNPQSEQGINEFQTEIQMLSKLRHRHLVSLIGYCDENDEMILVYEYMPNGHFRDHLYGKNMPPLSWKQRLEICIGSARGLHYLHTGTAQGIIHRDVKTTNILLDENLTAKVSDFGLSKDAPMGQGHVSTAVKGSFGYLDPEYFRRQQLTEKSDVYSFGVVLLEALCARPAINPQLPREQVNLADWAMQWKRKGLLDKIIDPQLIGSINPESMKKFAEAAEKCLADHGVDRPSMGDVLWNLEYALQLQEAFTQGKPEEAPPSPPPQAPATPTGDPTTLPPAPAAPAAPAAAVPRAEVNNATPEVHSIDDHSGTAMFAQFNNLNGR; encoded by the coding sequence ATGGGGAAGATAGAAAAAACAATAATGGCTTTCATACAACCTTTTCTATCACCCTTCAGCTCATCATCTCTGATGGCTATCCTCCTGGTTTTCATCACCcttctcttttccttctcctctcCTTCATTGGCCTTGTCTCCCTCAGATATCTTCCAACCAAAAGATAATTTCTTGATCGATTGTGGAGCAGACAGTGTTTCCACCCTCCCTGATGGACGACATTTCAAAACAGACCCTCAAGCAACTTCTTTCTTGAAAGCCAATGATGAGTACAAAGTCAATGCAgaaaatgcaaatttttctaGCCCTTTATACAAGAGTGCAAGGATCTTCATCCAGGAAGCAATATACTCCTTCCATTTGGTCCAGCCAGGTTTTCACTGGGTTCGCCTTCATTTCTACCCCGTCAAGAACAATGTCTTTGATCTCCAGAAGGCCACTTTCTCTGTCTTCACCGATACCTACGTGCTTCTCCACAGTTTCAATGTCAACAACACTGACAAGCCAATCCTCAAGGAGTACCTCATCAATGTAACTGAGCCTCATTTCTCTATTTCCTTCATCCCCTTGAAGAACTCAGCCGCTTTCATCAATGCCATTGAGGTTGTTTCGGCTCCTGATGAACTTATCTTTGACACCGCCACCAGCCTTTTCCCTGTGGAGGAGTTCTCCGGCATCACATCCTATGGCTTGCAGCCTGTTTTCAGGGTCAACAATGGAGGGCCTCTCATCACCTCATCGAATGATACCCTTGGGAGGACTTGGGATCCTGATGAGGGTTTCCTCACAAACAAGAACTTGGCCAAGAGTGTCTCGGTGGCTACCAATGTGGTTAAATTCCCCCAACACAATCCTGCAATCTCCTCTCTTACAGCCCCACAAACTGTGTATGCTTCTGCCACTGAGATGGCTGATGCTGGTGTTAACCAGCCAAATTTCAACGTCTCGTGGAAATTTGATGTGGACACTTCTTTTAGCTACCTTGTTAGGCTTCACTTCTGTGATATTGTTAGCAAAGGGCTCAATCAACTCTACTTTAATGTGTATATTAATGGGAAAATGGCAATCTCTAACTTTGATTTGTCAGCCACCACGGGTGCCTTGTCAACCCCATATTACAAGGACATTGTGGTGAATGCAACATTGATGACAGAGGAGGGACTATCAATTCAGGTTGGTCCAACCACTGGTGGTAGTGCAAGTGCCAATGCCCTTGTGAACGGCATAGAGGTCATAAAGATGAGCAACTCTGTGAACAGTTTGGATGGAGAATTTGGGGTTGATGGAAGAAGTGTTAGTGGTTCTAGCCGCGGCACGGTGGCTGCAGTTGGATTTGCCATGATGTTTGGAGCCTTTGTTGGGCTCGGAGCTATGGTGATCAAGTGGCACAAGAGGCCTCAAGATTGGCAGAAGAGGAACAGCTTCTCTTCATGGTTGCTGCCTCTGCATGCTGGTGACACAAGCTTCATGAGCAGCAAGAACTCGATGGGAAAGAGCAACTTTTTCTCCTCATCAATGGGACTAGGCCGGTACTTCTCCTTCGCTGAACTTCAGGAAGCAACCAAGAACTTTGACTCAAAGAACATCATTGGTGTTGGTGGATTCGGCAATGTGTATTTGGGTGTGATAGACGAGGGGACTCAAGTGGCAGTCAAGAGAGGAAACCCTCAATCAGAGCAAGGCATCAACGAATTCCAGACAGAAATCCAAATGTTGTCAAAGCTCAGGCACAGGCACTTGGTGTCCTTGATTGGATACTGTGATGAGAATGATGAGATGATCCTGGTTTATGAGTACATGCCCAATGGACACTTCAGAGACCATCTTTATGGAAAGAACATGCCTCCTCTCTCATGGAAGCAAAGACTAGAGATCTGCATTGGTTCAGCTCGTGGCCTTCACTACCTTCACACAGGCACAGCTCAAGGCATCATTCACCGTGATGTCAAGACCACCAATATCTTGCTTGATGAGAATTTGACAGCCAAGGTTTCTGATTTTGGACTTTCCAAGGATGCACCAATGGGGCAGGGACATGTTAGCACTGCAGTGAAGGGTAGCTTTGGTTATCTTGACCCTGAGTACTTCAGAAGACAGCAACTCACAGAAAAATCTGATGTGTACTCCTTTGGGGTGGTTCTGCTTGAGGCACTGTGTGCAAGGCCAGCCATCAACCCTCAGTTGCCCCGTGAGCAAGTAAACTTGGCCGATTGGGCGATGCAGTGGAAGAGAAAGGGCTTGCTAGACAAGATCATAGACCCTCAACTGATTGGATCAATCAATCCTGAATCTATGAAGAAGTTTGCTGAGGCTGCTGAGAAGTGTTTGGCTGATCATGGAGTGGATAGGCCTTCAATGGGAGATGTTTTGTGGAACTTGGAGTATGCTTTGCAGCTTCAAGAGGCCTTCACACAAGGAAAGCCTGAGGAGGCTCCTCCTTCACCTCCCCCACAAGCACCTGCCACTCCTACTGGTGACCCTACGACGCTGCCGCCAGCTCCAGCAGCACCAGCAGCACCAGCGGCGGCAGTGCCACGTGCAGAAGTGAATAATGCTACACCAGAAGTGCATTCTATTGATGACCATTCTGGAACTGCAATGTTTGCTCAGTTTAACAATCTCAATGGCAGGTGA